The DNA region GGTATTCATTCTTATATATTAAATTACAGATCATATATGATAACTTCTTGTGCTAGCAGGTATCTGGAGCTTTCACAGAGGGTTCAGGATGCCATTGGATTTATGGCTGCTGCTGGTATGACTCCTCAACACCCCATCATGACCACAGCTGAGTTATGGACATCCCATGAGTGCCTTCATTTACCATATGAGCAAGCACTGACTAGGGAGGACTCCATCACTGGCATGTACTATGACTGTTCTGCACACATGCTTTGGGTTGGTGAGAGGACTAGGCAGCTGGATGGTGCTCATGTTGAATTCCTGCGTGGTATTTCGAATCCTCTGGGTGTAAAGGTAATAACCATGCTACCAGAGTAGACTGTGTTGGATAAAATCTCCAGTTAACATCTTTCCATATAATATGTCTGTAGAAATTCTCAAGCTATGCGTCTTATTGGTATTGATCGATGGATTTCTCATATATGGTCATAAGTAAGAATTGAAAATCCATTTCATGTGTGAACCAGTAGTAATCTTAGCTATCAGATCTCATCATTTTTCCTGAAAAAAGCTATGAGAGCTGCAGTCTTGTAGCATTGAATATCGTACTGCTGGCTATAATAGTTAGTGCAATGTCCCGTTTTCAGCAGTTATAGACAGAAGCATATTAGTTACTGTTTTATGGTTATCTTCCTCTGGCCAGTATTAACTTGCATATGCTATATATATAGGTAAGTGATAAACTTGATCCATCAGAGCTTGTGAAATTGTGTGAGATTCTGAACCCTCACAATAAGCCCGGGAGATTGACACTTATCACAAGAATGGGGGCTGAGAACATGCGTGTCAAGCTTCCACATATGATCAGAGCAGTACGCCAAGCTGGGATGATTGTTACTTGGGTTAGCGATCCAATGCACGGAAACACCATCAGTGCACCGTGTGGGCTGAAGACAAGGTCATTCGATGCGATCAGGGTAAGAACAGGCCTTCTGCTTTCATTTGGTAATAAGCAACCTTCTGACGGTCTGTATTTTCATACCACTTGGCACTTGTTTGTGCAGGCTGAGCTCAGAGCTTTCTTTGATGTTCATGAGCAAGAGGGAAGCTACCCTGGAGGTGTTCACTTGGAGATGACGGGGCAGAACGTTACAGAGTGTATTGGTGGATCCAAGGCGGTGACATTTGATGATCTGAGTGATTGCTACCACACACAATGTGACCCCAGGCTGAACGCGTCGCAGTCCCTCGAGCTGGCTTTTGCCATTGCTGACAGGCTAAGGAACAAGAGAAACAGGGCATGGAACAACTGGATTTCCAGGGTTGTTGCTTAAGAGGATAAGGAATGAAGATTGAATTTTGCCACTTATAAGCTATTCACAGCTGCTAGAGAAGATAGATTCACATCCTTTAGCTCTTCTTTGACTAATAATAGTTGCCAATTGATTTTTGGCAGTACAGACTATAGATATGAAATGTCTTGATTCTTCATCCTTAACTAGCTATTCTTAAAATAATGTCTTCATCTTAACTAGCGGTTCAGTAATCAGTCCAAAGCGAAGGCTATGAGGTGTTTTGTCCGCGTTATTCACGAAGAAATCTGTTGGTGGATGCTGTTACCATCTTAACTGGAAAAAGGTAAATTGATTCGTGAATCTAAAAGTTAGATTTCTGAATATGATCGGGTGCTTATGCTTTCTGGATTGACTGTGGTTAAGTGATATACGTCCATGTACGTTTTGGAATTTGTGATAGTCCAAGCAAACTACAAGGTAACCCGTGCTAATAGTGCAACTAATATGTCAGTGATAGTTAAGAGCAACTATATGTCAGTGATAGTTAAGAGCAACAAACAACTTTGTTCTTCTAATCGTATTTTTGCTTTCCTCGCAGTGATGAGCTACGTATATATAGGTTCTTTTGAGTTGGTTTTCTCTCAATATATTCTTTTGAGCTGCTTTCCTCTCAATGTCTTTCTCACTAACACCAACGCACCGCATTGTTTCACACGCCTTGAGCCAGCCAACTTGCTCACTAAATGATCACGCGATGGATGCCAAGAACTACTactcttttgatatgtttcagTTCGCCTCTTTTTGCCCACGTTCAGCGCGGCCTCAATAGCCTGTGGACGTCATGAACGGGATCACCTCCACAGTATATGAAGTGGGTCTCCCTGTCTTGATACCCTCTAGCTCTTTGCGAGCCGCGTTCAGCTTGGCGTCCATAGCAAAAATACACCTTTGGTACAAGACTGGCAGCCTCACTAGGATGTAGTAGTGCTTCGTTATGTGTCTTCCACATCGCCTTGGTCTTCAATATGCTACTGTTCTTGGTATGTTTCCTCTCTATGATGTGCCCCTGCTCCACCTTGATCTGGAAGGTCTCTGTATCCGCGTTTGTCATGGTGAATTTCACCTACATCTCCATCATGATGCCAATGAATGTTCTTCGGTAGCATCTCGATCTTGGTCCTCAGGATCTTACGGCGCTCCCTTTCACCTTTGATATGATGCACCTGAAATCAATTAAGCATGGTCCTTGTATGTCTCATCCACCATATGCTTCATCTAGTTAGCAACACGACAACGCCCCTCTGTCACTCTCAACCTGCGCGCCTTCAACCACATTCCGGACTTCACCTGTAGCCGCAGCTCGCACAACTTGTTCTCGGCATGGTCCAACTACGCGAGTATGTGTGAACACCCTTCATTCTTGCGATAGATCTGTACCCTTATAATTGGAAGACACACCAAAATTGACGGTGCACATTTGCTCATGTTCTCACAATTAATATCTCAATTTCTAGGCACCGAGAGCGAATCAGGTAATGGATTGATAAATCAAAATACTATTTTTTTATTACTCTAACTCAAAATTTCAGCTTTAAATTAGTTATGCTTAGTATAGGCTCTTTATTTAGGTATTTTGTTTCCATATTTGAATAGAATGAATTTCATATTTTTTAAAcccaagttttagctttcaattaATTATATTTAAGTAAGCTTTTTATTTAGGCAGTTTGCTTCCAAAACCAACAAAAAATGAAATCATTTTTCGTTATTTTATTCTGAATTGAGCTAGGCTCTTTATTAAGGTACCTTTTGCATTCCAATTAGTATGGAACTCAAAATAATATTTCTCTTGTTTTATTTTGACAAATAACATTTCAATTTCTAGTCACTTGAGCGAAATGTGTGACCAATTGCATTATTAAGATCATGGGTGGATAAAACTGAAGTGGTTATTTTTTATTATTGTAAAAATAATAGCTTTAAACTTTTTATATTTTGCATGGGCTCTTCATTTAGGTGTTCTACTTATCAATTCAAATGGCATAAATGTTCATATTTTAACCTAAATTGTAGCTATAACTAAATTATATATTAAATAGGCACTTTATTTAGGTATTTTTATTTCCAATGCAAATTGAAAttgaaatattattttgttcattTTTTATTGAATTTAGCTACTTTTATTTAGGTATTTGCCTGCCAATTCTGGTGGAACTCAAACTACTATCTTTCTTGATTTTTGATTCCAAATTTAAGCTATAGTTGGTATATATGAGATGGATCTTTGGTTTAATATGGATTGTTAGGTCACCATAAAATCTGATAATATAGGTTTTTCTTAACCTTATAAAGCTAATAACGTGGTGGTTCTCTTAGCACTAGAATATTAAGATAATAGACTTTCCATTTGTTTTCATAGTAATTTTCATTTCGTAATTAGGGTGAAGCATTTCATTTTGTAATTAGGGTGAAGCGATTCTCTTCTAGATGACTGAATTTTGTTATTTGCTTGAGTCGATGAACACGAGTTGTTGATCGGCGATCCACTAATGCTCATTATCTACTTTATCTATCTCAAGGTGTATCATTCTGATGTTTGCACCTGCATCGTTTGTCTTCTCTGGTAGCTCTCCAACCGTTCCGTCAGCCAGCATCACCCTAACATCTCAATTAATCACTACCACCAAGTCCATAATATCTAAATGAAAAATTTTATGGTACTTGGAAATTTTAAGAGCCGTTAAAGAGTCCAGATCCAATGGTTAAAAAGTGAAAGGAACTTAAATATGGACCGGAACCTACAAATTAAGGGTATTTTGGTACTTTGATTTAACATTTCAGCCAATTGTGCGTTACATCGGTCCAACTGCAATTGTCGCACATTTCTCAACTTCCTCCGCATAATCTCTATCGCTGCCGGCCATCGCCGTCGTCCAGACCCCCACCCCCGCATGTGATTCAATCCAGCTAGCTCAGGAATGAACTATGTGTTCCTGATGGCGGTGTGAACCTGGTTGGCCTCCTAGAAGAAGCAGCTGTGGGCGATGGAGAGGTTCCTGTGGGAACACCACCAAGGAAATCCGGCTCCTCTTGGATCGCCGGCCGCACAGATACCGTGGTGTCGCACACTGTTCTTGATGTGCCCTTCCTGGAAGTTGTTGGTAGAGGAACATAAACATGTAACGAACACGTAGACGGCGTGATGGCCCGGCGACTTCCAGTGCAGCGGACGTCGGCGAGCCCCTTTGCATGCCAGACGGAGGAGAAGGGATTTGTTTCGATCTCTCGTTGAACTGAACGGAGAAGAGTAAATTAACTTAGATACACTCccttcatttcaaattttaggTCATTTTGACAAATTTAGATATGTagttttgctatgcacctagatatataTTGTGTCTAGATACATAACAAAATTTATGCATCTAAATTTGCAaaaacgacctacaatttgAAACGGAGGAAGTAATTACTACACTACCCTTATTTAACAAAAATCCTCTATTTTTGTAATCAACGGCTGACGATAATTACGCTGGAAGGAACCTCAGGTTCCTCCCAAGCATAGTAACAAAGCTCTTCCTAAACTGATGAAGTACGCATAATGGAGCTCAAAAGCCGGTCATTGGAGGCAGCCTAAGGACTGGCTCATGGCTTGAAACCAGTCACTGACGTTTAGGACAAGTTTTACAATTATGCCTTAAGAAGGTGGCCatttgaattgagcttgtgcgGAGAGTCGTGCGCTTGAATTCACTCGAACAAACCGAGTGAGCACTTGATCCATGTTTGATGCCAAAACTGTATTCATCCTATCACAACCTTACGAAATCTATTCGGAAGGAAATGCATGATTACTCAGGCAAGGTTGCTTCCTGCCAGCTTATGCATCACCGCAAGTCACGACGTTTTTGGACTTGCTAGATTGCTTTGCCTCTCGTCTAGGGATGATCCGAACCGTCGCCTGTACATTCGCGACCGTTGGATTCGCCCAGTTGCCTTTTTCCCCACTTCCCCTCCGGCCCTCCCAAATCCCAAAGCAAAAGAGAAACAGAACTGCAGAAGCATCTCCGGGACCAACCGAAACCGCACCGCGTCGTCCGCCACGCTCACGCAGAGTCGCAGACACGACAAGCGAGCGACAAGAGGGGGGAGTTGGGAGCGCACCGAAGCGAAGCAGCACTTGCGGCGAAGGAGATGGCGACGACGATGACGGCGAAGCGAGGCCCAAGCGGCGGCGAGATGCGCGGCTCGgggggccgcgcgcgcgcctgccccGTCGGGGACGGAGAGACGGGgcacccttccgccgccgcgctccgcgCCAGCCTCTCCACCAGGGATCAGGTGCGTGCGTGTGGTGTGTGCCTGCGcctgcgcgcacgcgcgtgttCTGCAATGCCGACTCCTTAGTCCTTACTTACGTGGAGGGATTGGAGCGATGATGGTTTTGCTTGGTAATTGGTATGGTTTGGTGGCGTGCGGTGCTCATGCATGTTAGGGTATTGTGGCGTGCAGGAGATTGAGGAAATGCGGAGGCGGCTGCGCGAGTTGGAGAAGCTGGAGTTCGAGATACCACCCGCCGCATCGCACGGTAATCCGGTCGCTAACACAACCATCTCTGTTTGCTTGTTGCATTGGCGGCTTGTTTTCTCTGTGCGAGTCGGCGCTGAATTGAAATGTGGAGGCAGGAGGTTGGCTGGATACTGGAGTACAGCATCCTAATATAGCCATTTAGGTGATAGAACTTGCGGTGCTGTTTGTTTGGAGCATGTCGGTCCTTCTGGTGCTATGTGGTTGGCTTCAGTTTTCTGCCAATAAATGGCTATTGGCTATTCTATTTGATCATGTTTGAGGAGATGTTGTGTTGTCTGGTTGCAGTAAACTAAATATATTAATTAGAGTGGATTGATGAATACTGGATGCTGCACTTCAGCATTCTTAGGTGTTACGTGGGTTGATGAGCATTATATATGTGTCCTGCCATTATTTGCTGTGTTGGTCAGTGATAGTATTTTGTATTGAAATTGAACCGCTTGTTTTGAGGACTAAATGATCGATATATGTGGCCGAAGTCAAATCATGCCTAGTATAGTTACAATTCAGTAGGTAAGCTATCGGAGATGCTTTAAGCAAGCACATTCTGGCATTGAACATCTTGAGAATCCTGCATTCCATAGGAGCCCTTAGAATGTTATTTTCTGTGGTTAACAATTGTGTCTCTAGAGAGAATCATCAGTTCATCAGACCAGGGCTGCATTTTGATTTTTGTCTAATGGTGCTTTTATGTCTCCTAGAATTCGATTATGAGCCCAGTACAGCTAGGAAATATGTGCATCAGGCATCTTGTTCCGTGATGAAAGCATTCAAGTAAACACAAAAAGATAATTGCGACGCATTATGTCCCCTCGCTAGAATTTATCGGTGTCATAATGGAGATTCCAGATGCATAACATTCTTCTCTGGTTACACAGCACAGCTGTGTTTGCATAGGGCACCATGATGATGTCAACACTATATTCCATAGAAAGCACAATTTGTACTCATAGACATAATGTGACTAAAGCTTTTGCCCAGCTTAATTGCTTATAGCTATCTCTTTCACCCCATTCGCACTTCTGCTTCTAAAAATTTATTGGCAGCAAAAGACAAACTTTCACATGACCTTATTTAGAAAAACAGTGTATTCTGCAATATTTTGAAGGTGTCAAAGTAAGATATGTGTCATACCATATACCTCTGCTTATTTACTTATTTGTAAAACCATCTATACTTTATACAATCATAGTAATAAAAGGGTTCATTGCTGTATTTAAGTACCTTTTACTTATTACACACTTCATAATTCTGATTGCAGGTGCTGTGCAGTAATTGTTTCCCCCCACCCCAATGCTTCAATGGCGTACTGCTTCAATTTTCCATTGAGTTCTATAGTCTGTTTACCActatttttctttttatttgtATTCTCAGAAGAAGAATCTGAAGCTGCAGCAGCAACAGCTGAAAAGGCTGAGGTGGATGCTCGCTCCATCTATGTCGGGAATGTGAGTTTTCTTCTCGTGCTGCTTATCCTAGTGTCATTCAAGCATGTCCTAAACACTGGGGCAGCAGTCCTTGAGCAATGATTCTGTATTCAAAGGGAGCACATCAATAAACTTCAATTGTTTCTTTCTGTGGCTAGGATTCATGGTGTACTATATGTCTACATGTAAAAAATGAATTAAAATGACGTCATATAGATCTTAGTCTGCTATGATTGTGAGTAAGATGTAAAACATGTGTCACCCTGCGTCAGGTTGACTATGCTTGCTTGCCAG from Panicum hallii strain FIL2 chromosome 9, PHallii_v3.1, whole genome shotgun sequence includes:
- the LOC112876641 gene encoding polyadenylate-binding protein 1-like; amino-acid sequence: MATTMTAKRGPSGGEMRGSGGRARACPVGDGETGHPSAAALRASLSTRDQEIEEMRRRLRELEKLEFEIPPAASHEEESEAAAATAEKAEVDARSIYVGNVDYACLPEEVQQHFQFCGTINRVTILTDSFGQPKGFAYVEFDEVEAVQNALLLNETELHGRPLKVCPKRTNIPGMKQSRGRHPFYPSYGKLPRFRRFLGYGYSPYY
- the LOC112873156 gene encoding phospho-2-dehydro-3-deoxyheptonate aldolase 1, chloroplastic-like, with protein sequence MASLPIAPPAPAIAPRSLVPRTRPRRRCPTTARAATAGPGEWAPGSWRARPARQIPEYPDQAALEGAERSLEAFPPLVFAGEVRKLEERLGEAAMGRAFLLQGGDCAESFKDFGANNIRDTFRLMLQMAVVLTFGGQMPTIKVGRMAGQFAKPRSNPTETRDGVTLPSYRGDIINGDAFDEKSRVPDPERLIQAYGQSASTLNLLRGFAHGGFADLQRVTQWNLDFLRHSTQGDRYLELSQRVQDAIGFMAAAGMTPQHPIMTTAELWTSHECLHLPYEQALTREDSITGMYYDCSAHMLWVGERTRQLDGAHVEFLRGISNPLGVKVSDKLDPSELVKLCEILNPHNKPGRLTLITRMGAENMRVKLPHMIRAVRQAGMIVTWVSDPMHGNTISAPCGLKTRSFDAIRAELRAFFDVHEQEGSYPGGVHLEMTGQNVTECIGGSKAVTFDDLSDCYHTQCDPRLNASQSLELAFAIADRLRNKRNRAWNNWISRVVA